CTTATGCAAAAACTTTAAATATTCCCTTACCTCCAGGAACAACTGATCAAGGTTTATTATCTGTAATTAACAAATTTGTATTACCAGTACTAGATGATTTCAATCCTGATTTAGTTATAAATTCTGCCGGACAGGATAATCATTATTCAGATCCTTTAACTAACATGAAAATATCTTCTAGAGGTTATGCTAGAATGAATGATCTTTTAGACCCTGATTTAGCAATTTTACAGGGGGGTTACTCAATAGAAAGTGCTTTACCATATATAAATGTAGGTTTGATTTTAGCCATGGCAGGTTTGGATTATAGTTTTGTGGAAGAACCGGATTATAATAAAGAAATTTTAAAACAGGGAACTAAAATCTCTCAAGAGATAAAAGAAACAATAAATAAGTTGAAAAAAATTTGGAAAGAACGCAATAAAGCGAATCTTAAAGAAATTTATGGAGATTTTTCTGAATTTTACACGCGTAATAAAAATATATTTTATGATACTTCGGGAATTAATGAAAGCCAAAAAGAAAAGGTTAGAGTATGTTCTGATTGTCAGGGTTATTTAATAATTGATTCTGAAGCCGGGAAAAGTCGTTATAATAGTAATAAAATAAAAGTGATATCTATTCCAAAATTAGTATGTGATAATTGTTATAGGGAAGCAATAGAAAAATATGAAAAATTAAAAGGGAGTAATAAATTTGACCAGATATATTTACAGGATTTAAAAAAATGAAAATGATTATCAATTAATTCCTCAATATTATTGACATATGTAAAAAAATATATTATAATTTATATCGCTATTTGAAAATATATAAATATATTAATATAACAATATTGGAGGGATTATTTTGCAAAAACATGATATTTTAGTAATTGGTGGAGGACCTGCAGGAATTACGCTGGCAAAAAATATAAAAAACAAAAGAGATGTTGGAATTATTAGACCTGAAGATCATTCTATGATTTATTGTGCAATGCCTTATGTAATTGAAGATTTACTTCCTTATGAAAAAACTTTAAAGAGTGATTCTATTGTTACAGAAACCGGAGCAGAATTGATTAGAGATAGAGCGGTAGATATTGATTTTGAGAATAAAATTGTAAAAACAGAAAAAAATAATGAATATGGGTATAATGAACTTATAATTGCAACAGGTGCAGATCCAATTTTACCGTCTATTCCTGGAGCAGAGCTTGAAAATGTAATGACTTTCAAAACAGAAAATGATTTGGAGAAAATTTTAGATATTGTCGATAATGATATTAAAAATGCATCTGTGGTGGGAGCAGGAGCAATTGGCATTGAGCTTGCTCAAGCTTTGAATGAAAAAGGAATAAATACAAATTTAATTGATATGATGCCCAGTGTACTTCCTAATTTACTTGATGAAGATATTTCAAAAAAAGCAGGTGAAGAATTAAATGAACTTGGACTTGACCTTTACCTTGATAGTAAGGTAGAAAAATTGGAAGGTAATTCTAAAGTGAAATCTATAATTTTGGAAGGAAATAAGGAAGTTGAAAGTGATTTTGTAGTTTTTGCAATTGGGATGAGCCCAAATGTAGATTTTGTAAAAGATAGTAATTTAAATATTGGAAAAGATGGAATAATAGTAAATGAAAAAATGAAAACCAATATTGAAGATGTCTATGCAGTAGGAGATTGTGTTCAATATGAATGTGCTATAACTGGAAATGTTACTTCTGGTAAATTGGCTACTAATGCTGTAGCTATGGGAAGAGTACTTGCTACTAATTTGCTTGGAGGAAATAGAAGTTATGAAGGCTTTTATAATGGTGCTGCCACAAAAGTTGGAAAATATTATGTAGGGGGAACTGGTTTATCTGAAAGGTTAGCATCTGATAAATTTGATATTATTACTGCAGAATCAGAATTTACTACTGCTTTTCCAATTATGCCTTTTGCAAAAGATGTAAAAATGAAACTAATAATAAATAAAAATAATCGCAAGGTGCTCGGAGGACAGGTTATAAGTGGAGAACCGGTAACAGACAAAGTTGACAAAATAACAATGGCTGTTCAATATGGGATTAAGGTTGATCGTTTATTAGATTTTAACTATTCTTCTCAACCATATCAATCTTTTTATCCAGCCCATAATCTTTTAGTTAAAGCTGCTGAAAAAGCTGTTAAAAAATTAGATTAAAATAATAAAAATTATTACTAATAATCTCTGCTTTCTCTATTAGAAGGCAGAGTTTTTTTTATTTAAAAGGATTTTTTGTATTGACAGTGAATTAGTAATTAAGTAAAAAAATTAGGAGGTAATATATACATGAAAAGTATGTTAATTAATTATTGGTGGGCTATTTTAATTGGATTAATTTTAATTATTATTGTTGTTTTTTTTATTGGAAATTTACAAATGAATAAAAGAATTTCAAGAGAAAAAAATATTCTAATGGATGGGCTAAATAAAAATCAAGAAGATACTGAACTGATAGTAGAAGATGATATAAAAGAACTTCCACTTGTTGTACAAAAATGGTTAAAAGAGGTTGGAGTATTAGGTCAAAAAAAAATTAAAGCAGTCACTTTATCTCAAAAAGGAAAAATGAAATTAAATCCAGATCAAAAAGAATGGTATGAACCTGAAGCAGAACAAGATATAAGAGTGGATAGACCTGGCTATTTATGGCAGGTTGATATTCCAATGTTTAAAATACTTAATATTAAAGGAAGAGATCTTTTTAATAATGGTGAAGGGGCCATGGAAATACGAATTGCCTCTCTAATTCCTGTTGTTAATGAAAAAAATAATAAAAAAATTAATGAATCTTCAATGCATAGATTTTTAATGGAAATACCCTGGTACCCTACAGCAGCCATTGAGGATTATATACATTGGGAAGAAATAAATAGTAATATTGCCAAAGCAACTTTAACTTATCAGGATATCTCAGTGGAATCTGATTTTTATTTTAACGAAGATGGATCTCTTAAAAAAATAGAAAGTCTTCGCTATAAAGAAACAGATGAAGATGCTAAAAGAATTCCGTGTATTGGAGAGATTAAAGGATTTACTGAGGTAGATGGATTAAAAATCCCTAATCTAATAGATATTACCTGGATGATTGACCAAAAACCATTTACCTGGTATAAACTAGAAAGTTATAATATAAGTTTTGTAAGATAAAAAATTAACTTCAGTTGGAATAGTCTATTGCAAAGATTTTTTTAATATATTATAATTAATATATAGTAAAAATTACAAATTTGTCTTTAAAAGATCTGTTCTTTATTCATATTTATTTTAAGTATTGAAGAAGAAGAGATCTTTTTTTATTAAAAATTATAGGGGGTTATAATATGGAAGCCATGATTGGAAATAGAAAAGAAATAAAAGCAAAAAAAGTTGATGATAAACATGCACAAAATACTGAAAAGAGAATAGTATTTAGCCCTGAAAAAAATTGGGATAGTCATGTAATGAGAGTATTTACAATGGAAAAAGAGGGTCAGACATATGAACATAGTCATGATTGGCCTCACTGGATTTATGTACTAAATGGTACAGGAAGTGTTACTATTAAAGGTAAAAAACATTTATTGAAAGAAGATAGCTATTTATTTGTTCCTCCCGAAATAAAACATTTCTTTAAAAATGAAGGGGAAAAAGATTTTGAATGGATATGTATAGTTCCTCCTGAAGGAGATACTTTTAAATAAGTAAAATAAAATTTTTAGGAAGGGGGGTCATTTTTTGTTTAATTTTAAAGAAGAAAAAAGAATTATTTTTATTTATATAATTATTGGCTTAAGCTGGATATATTTTTCCGATGACCTCCTTTTAGCTTTAACAAATGATATAGAACAATTTAATAAGATTCAAACATACAAAGGCACGTTTTATGTTTTAGTTACAGCATTGATTTTTTATTTTCTCTTAAAAAAATATATTGGAAATTTAAGAAAACAGCAAGAAAAATTAAAGGAAAGCAATCAAAAATTAACTGCTATGAATGAACAATTTAAATTAGCAATTAGTGGGGCTAAAATTGATGTCTGGGAATGGAATCAAAATGATGGTTTTATTCCTTTTGATTCTAGAGATTTAGAATTGATTGATTGGAAAGAAGATCAACTAAACAAAGGAATTGAATCTATTATAGATAATGTATATTCTGATGATAAAAATGGATTAAAAGAAGAAATAGAAAAAATAGTAAATGGAAAAAAAGATCATTTTGAATTAGAATATCGTTTAAAAACTCAAAATGGTGACTGGATTTGGGTGAAAAATGTAGGGAGAGTTTATGCACGCGACGATAAGGATTATCCTCTAAGAATTTTGGGTATTTATATTGATATAGATAAAAGAAAAAAATCTGAAGAAAAAATAAAGAAACTTTCTTATAAAGATAAATTAACTAATTTATGTAATAGAAGATATTTGGATTTAGCAATAAATAGATTTAAAAATTCAAGAAGATATCCTATTAGTATTATTATAGGTGATCTTGACGATTTAAAAAAAATTAATGATACGTATGGACATCAAATTGGTGATAAATATCTAAAAAAAACTGCAGAAATCTTAAAGAAAATTTTTAGAGACCAGGATATTGTAGCAAGAGTTGGTGGAGATGAATTTGCTATAATCTTACCTGAAACTGATGAAAATATAGTAAAAGAGTTATGTGAAAGAATAGAAGAAAGATTTGAAAAAACTAATGATCTTGAAGAATTACCCCAAAAAATTAACATTTCATTAGGTTGTTCTACTGTTAAGAGTAAAGATGAAAAATTTGATAAATATTATAAAATAGCTGATAATATAATGTATAGGAATAAAAAGAAAAAAAAGAATGTAGAGCCAAAAAAGGAGATATAATAATGGATTTAGTTCAACTAAAAAATAGAAGTTATATTATAAAAAATTCTACAAATATAGGAGTATATATGTTTAATGATGAAGATTGTTTATTAATTGATACTTCCTATCCAGGGAAAACAGCTGAAAAGTTACTAAAATTTTTAAAAGCAGAGGGATTAAATGTAAAATATATTATTAATACTCATGGTCACATTGACCATTTTGGAGCTAATGAATTACTGGCTGAAAATTTTTCTCTTGAAGTTTTTGCTTCGGCTTATGAAAAAACTTTTATTAAATTTCCAGATTCTACTCATAGTTTTTTGACTGCTGCTAAGCCTATTTCAGCTCTGGCAACTGGTCTAGATGGGATGGAAGTTAATGAAATCAAAGGTGATTATTTAAATTTAGAAAATAATAAATTTAAAATTATTAATTTACCAGGTCATAGCAGGAGTCATATTGGGGTTTTAACTGAAGATAAGGTACTTTATGGTGGAGATGCAATGCTGGCCCCCAGTATTATAGAACAGATTAAAATTCCATATTTTTATGATATAGAAAAATTTAGAGAATCAATTTTAAAAATAGAGGAATTATCTAAAAATAATAATATGGATATTTATGTTCCTTCTCATGGTAATATTATAAAAAAAGATTTTTCAGATGCAGTTAAATTAAATCTAAATAAAGTTGAACATTTATTAAATTTAGTACTGGATATTTTAAAAGAAAAACCTTTAAATCTGGAAAAAATAATTGAAAAAATAAATATTAAATTTAATATAACTGAAGGTATTCCCAATCATTTTATTACCAGAGCCTGTATTATGTCATTTTTAAGCTATTTTATTGAAAAAAATAAAGTAGAAACTATTTTTAAAGATAATTTGCTTCATTATAAATTGAAATTATAAAAATTGAGAGGTGTTACTAAATGAAATAC
This genomic interval from Halanaerobiales bacterium contains the following:
- a CDS encoding DUF6544 family protein, translating into MKSMLINYWWAILIGLILIIIVVFFIGNLQMNKRISREKNILMDGLNKNQEDTELIVEDDIKELPLVVQKWLKEVGVLGQKKIKAVTLSQKGKMKLNPDQKEWYEPEAEQDIRVDRPGYLWQVDIPMFKILNIKGRDLFNNGEGAMEIRIASLIPVVNEKNNKKINESSMHRFLMEIPWYPTAAIEDYIHWEEINSNIAKATLTYQDISVESDFYFNEDGSLKKIESLRYKETDEDAKRIPCIGEIKGFTEVDGLKIPNLIDITWMIDQKPFTWYKLESYNISFVR
- a CDS encoding cupin domain-containing protein, whose protein sequence is MEAMIGNRKEIKAKKVDDKHAQNTEKRIVFSPEKNWDSHVMRVFTMEKEGQTYEHSHDWPHWIYVLNGTGSVTIKGKKHLLKEDSYLFVPPEIKHFFKNEGEKDFEWICIVPPEGDTFK
- a CDS encoding FAD-dependent oxidoreductase — translated: MQKHDILVIGGGPAGITLAKNIKNKRDVGIIRPEDHSMIYCAMPYVIEDLLPYEKTLKSDSIVTETGAELIRDRAVDIDFENKIVKTEKNNEYGYNELIIATGADPILPSIPGAELENVMTFKTENDLEKILDIVDNDIKNASVVGAGAIGIELAQALNEKGINTNLIDMMPSVLPNLLDEDISKKAGEELNELGLDLYLDSKVEKLEGNSKVKSIILEGNKEVESDFVVFAIGMSPNVDFVKDSNLNIGKDGIIVNEKMKTNIEDVYAVGDCVQYECAITGNVTSGKLATNAVAMGRVLATNLLGGNRSYEGFYNGAATKVGKYYVGGTGLSERLASDKFDIITAESEFTTAFPIMPFAKDVKMKLIINKNNRKVLGGQVISGEPVTDKVDKITMAVQYGIKVDRLLDFNYSSQPYQSFYPAHNLLVKAAEKAVKKLD
- a CDS encoding sensor domain-containing diguanylate cyclase yields the protein MFNFKEEKRIIFIYIIIGLSWIYFSDDLLLALTNDIEQFNKIQTYKGTFYVLVTALIFYFLLKKYIGNLRKQQEKLKESNQKLTAMNEQFKLAISGAKIDVWEWNQNDGFIPFDSRDLELIDWKEDQLNKGIESIIDNVYSDDKNGLKEEIEKIVNGKKDHFELEYRLKTQNGDWIWVKNVGRVYARDDKDYPLRILGIYIDIDKRKKSEEKIKKLSYKDKLTNLCNRRYLDLAINRFKNSRRYPISIIIGDLDDLKKINDTYGHQIGDKYLKKTAEILKKIFRDQDIVARVGGDEFAIILPETDENIVKELCERIEERFEKTNDLEELPQKINISLGCSTVKSKDEKFDKYYKIADNIMYRNKKKKKNVEPKKEI
- a CDS encoding MBL fold metallo-hydrolase, whose protein sequence is MDLVQLKNRSYIIKNSTNIGVYMFNDEDCLLIDTSYPGKTAEKLLKFLKAEGLNVKYIINTHGHIDHFGANELLAENFSLEVFASAYEKTFIKFPDSTHSFLTAAKPISALATGLDGMEVNEIKGDYLNLENNKFKIINLPGHSRSHIGVLTEDKVLYGGDAMLAPSIIEQIKIPYFYDIEKFRESILKIEELSKNNNMDIYVPSHGNIIKKDFSDAVKLNLNKVEHLLNLVLDILKEKPLNLEKIIEKINIKFNITEGIPNHFITRACIMSFLSYFIEKNKVETIFKDNLLHYKLKL
- a CDS encoding histone deacetylase, yielding MRNTKKLKAENKVGLIFFPAFDWEISPTHPERKERLLYTRDQVFEEGLLDIEGIYEYNPRVATDKEIKRANICVPSVDKVASKSHKISAGAAIKAANLVLEGEVDKAFAIVRPPGHHAHRVVHGARGFCNINNEAIMVESIRNKYPEKKIAFIDTDAHHADGTQEIFYHDPNVLHISLHQDGRTLFPGSGFINELGGPTAYAKTLNIPLPPGTTDQGLLSVINKFVLPVLDDFNPDLVINSAGQDNHYSDPLTNMKISSRGYARMNDLLDPDLAILQGGYSIESALPYINVGLILAMAGLDYSFVEEPDYNKEILKQGTKISQEIKETINKLKKIWKERNKANLKEIYGDFSEFYTRNKNIFYDTSGINESQKEKVRVCSDCQGYLIIDSEAGKSRYNSNKIKVISIPKLVCDNCYREAIEKYEKLKGSNKFDQIYLQDLKK